The region GGCCGGCGCCCCGGATCGCTCGCGGCTGGACTGCTCGCCGCCGGTGGTGGCAACGCCACGGCGGGGGTGGACGCGGCGACCGTCTCTTGCAGGGCCGCCCCCCCGGGCTCCTCGACGCTGATGATGAAGTCGCCGATGTAGATCTTGTCCGTGCCCTTGATGACGAGCGGACTCGTGATCTTTCGACCGTTCACGTACGTACCGTTCGTGCTCTTCAGGTCGACGATGATGAACTTCCCGTCCTTGAGCACGATCCGCGAGTGGCGCTTGGAGACGTTCCCCTTGGGCAGGATGATGTCGTTGCCCTGGACGCGCCCGATGTTCACCTCCGCCTTGTCGAAATCCTGGCGCCGCTGCTCGCCCCCTTTTTCGGTGATGACTACTGTGAACATGGCGCCTCCCAAGGGCGCGGCGCGGGTCCGTCCGCCGCTAGCTGGAGCTAAACTGCCGGGAAAAAGTTACAGAATCGCGGTTCTGGGGTCAAGTTTGGGGGGGCTGGGAGACCGCGCAAGTTTGACCGGGCAGCAAACCGCATGCTAACCGTGACCTATCAGCGAAAGGAAGACGGCGGTGTCGATGATCCGGAGGGTGCTCATCGTGGCCGGCCTCTGCGCGGCGGCGGTGGAGGCGCGGGGTGAGGCACGCCCACGCTTCTACCTGGAGGTGCGCGGCGTGCGCGACGCGTCCGCCGGTGTCTGCGGCAAGGAGGCGCAGCTTCGCGCGGCTCTGCTAGCCGAGCTCAAGAAGCGGCCCGAGGTCGTGACGGACCTCGGGAGCCCGCCACCCAAGGCCGAGGCTCTCGAAGGGGCGCTCAAGGAGCGGCGTCTCGTCGGCTACGCCCTGCTCCTGCGCGTCGTGCGTTGCGGCCACGAGGTGAAGCCTCCCGCCAAGGGGAAGGTTTACCGGACGCTCTCCGCCGACGTGGCGGTGGCCCTCGACGCGGAGAAGATCCCGTCCGGGCAGATGGCGCTCGCCGGCGACGGGGACGCGCAGGTCGCGACCGAGGTAGGCGAGGTGAAGGACAAGGAGCGCAAACAACTCCTCGCCGAGGCGCTCGCCGAGGCCACGAAGCAGGCGGTGACGAAGTCCGTGCAGACGCTCTCTTCCCCACCAAAGGGGGGAGCAAAGGGGCGAGGCAAGAAGGGGCGCAAGCGGTGACCCGAGGCGGCTCGCGACCCCGGCGCCGAGGCCGCCGAGCCCGCCGCCTCGGACCGCTCGGCGGAGCAGGTGCCCTCCTCGTCGCGCTCTGGGTCAGCAGCCCGCGAGCCGAACACCGAGCCGTCGTGGGCAGCGAAGCGACGGTTCGCGTCCGCGGGTCGGGGCGAAACGGGGCCACGCCCTCCCGGCCCTTCCTCCGAGGCATGGCCCTCGGGCACTACACCGACCTCCCGAGGGTCGAACTCGCGGCCAAGCTCCGAGAGCTGAAAGCCCTCGGAGCCAGCCACGTCTCGATCGTGGCCCAGTGGTCCACGCGGGACGTTCGCTCCACCTCCATCGCGCCGCGTCCCGATCACACCACGCCCGACGCGGTCCTCGAACGCATGATCGCACATGCACGGACGCAAGGGCTGAGCGTGCTGCTCTTCCCCATTCTCGACGTCCAGCGCCGCAAGCCCCTCGAATGGCGGGGCACCCTCAAGCCCACCGACTGGGATGCGTGGTGGCGCAGCTATCGCCGCTTCATCCTGCACTACGCCCGCCTGGCGGCGAGAACGCGCGCGGCCATCCTCTGCGTCGGATCCGAGCTGGTGACGACCGAGGGGATGCGAGAGCGCTGGGTGGAGCTCATCGCCGAGGTGCGCAAAGTGTATCGCGGTGCCCTGCTCTACTCCGCCAACTGGGATCACTTCGAGCCCGTCAGCTTCTGGGAACACGTAGATCTCGTGGGCGTCACCGCGTACCACAGCCTGGCCCAGAAGAACGACGCTCCCGAAGAGGAGATGTATCTGTCCTGGCTCCGGGTCCGAGACACTCTCGGCCGATGGTCGCGGCGCCTGGCCCGGCCGTTCATCTTCACCGAGGTCGGCTACCCCAGCCAGGACGGTGGCGCGGTCCACCCTTGGGATTACACTCAGGGGACAGCCGCGGATCCCGAGGAGCAGCGCCGTGCCTATCGGGCCTTCGTCCGCGCCTGGCACGGAGACAAGACCCTGGCCGGCGTCTTCTTCTGGGACTGGTACGGCTCCGGGGGGCTCATGGATACCCAGTACACCCCGCGGCACAAGCCTGCGGAGAGCGTGATCCGGCACTGGTTCCGGAGCCGGCGGTAGCGGGGCCGCATGCTGCCCTCCCCACGGGGCACTGGAGTCGCCGTACCCCAGCGGGTGGCCCCCACGCGCGGCCTGCGGGTGCAATTCCCGCTGGTTGAGTGGCGCGTCCTGCCGGCACGGGCATTGCTCCGCTCCCACGTCGTGGCCTCCCGTCTGCTCGTGCTCGCGCCCCTGCTCCTCGTCGCCGGGGTGGCCCGCGGCCAGACCCCCGAGATGGCTCCCGGCGAGATCATCGTCGGGTGGCGCGCGGGGAAGGCCCCCGCAGTCCTCGACGCCACGCAACTGCTTGGGAAAATGAGTCCCGCGTACCGGGTCCGCCAGCTGGACGCGGCCCACGAGCTCATCCGCCTCGTTGACCCGTCCCCCGACGCCACGCTGGCGGCAGTCGAGGCTCTTGGCCGGCACCCTGACGTGGCCTTCGCCCAACCGAACTACATCCGTCGGCCCTTCCTTCGCCCGAACGACCCGCACTACGCGCTGCAATGGCACCTGAAGGCCGTGGGGATGGAGCAGGCCTGGGAGCGGTCTCGCGGCGCGGTTTCCGTGGTGGTGGCGGTGGTGGACACCGGAATCCGAAGGGATCATCCGGATCTGGCCGGCCGGCTGCTGCCCGGCTACGACTTCATTGCCAACGCCACGAGCGCCGCCGACGGAGACGGCTGGGACGACGACCCGAATGATGCCGGAGACAACGCGGCCACCAGCTCCGCCTTCCACGGCACGCACGTGGCGGGGATCATCGGCGCCCTCTCCGACAACGGGATCGGCGTCGCGGGCGTCAACTGGGCCTGCAAGATCCTGCCGGTCCGGGCCCTCGGGGTGAACGAGGGCAAGGGTACCGATGCCGACATCGCGGCTGCGATTCGCTGGGCCGCGGGCCTCTCCGTCTCGGGAGCTCCGGCGAACCCCACGCCCGCCAAGGTCATCAACCTGAGCTTCGGCGGTCCGGGCGCGAGCCAGATCCTGAGCGAGGCCATCGGCGCGGCGCACCGCGCGGGGGCGATCGTGGTGGCCGCAGCGGGGAACCAGGGGATAGACGGCGCGAACATCTACCCCGCCGCCGTTCCGGAGGTGATCACGGTCGGCGCCACCGACTACGCCAGCAAGCGCGCGGGCTATTCGAACTACGGCAAGGTGGTGGATCTCGTCGCGCCCGGAGGCGACCTCGGATCCAAGCTGCCGATCCAGTACCAGAACAAGGACTGGCCCGCCGGGATCCTCTCCACCATCTACTACAAGTCGAGCAACACGTTCGACTACCACTTCTACGAGGGCACCTCGCAGGCGGCTCCGCTGGTGGCCGGCGTGGTCTCCCTCATGCTCACGGTGAACCCGTCGCTCACGCGCCAGCAGACGCTCTCCATCCTGCAGAACTCGGCCAACGGGGCGGGACGCTGCAACGAGGGGTGCGGCGCGGGCCTGCTGAACGCCGCCGGCGCCGTGCAGCAGGCCATCGATCCGAACAACCCCGGATCCGCGGTAGATCTCGAGTTCGGCGTGCAGTGCAAGGTGGATGGGCAGTGCAAGAACAAGATCTGCCGCGCTGTCGCCACGGGCGCGAAGATCTGCACGCAGTTCTGCAGCACCCAAGAGGGGTGCCCGAACGGCTCGAGCTGCGTTTCGGGGCTCTGCACGCCTCCTTACAAGCCGCCGAGCGGGACGGCCGGCACGGGCACCGCCGGCCCCGCGGGGGCGGTGATTGGAACCTGCGCCCTGCCCCCGACCACCGACGCCTCCGGGGCCGAGCCCTGGGCCGCCCCGATCCTTGGCTGGCTCCTCCTCGCGCTGCGCGGTCGGTCCCGCCGGAAGCGTAGACCCGCGTAGGGATCTCGCCTGCTAGGCCTTCTGTACTGGGGACAGGTGACCCAAGCGGCGGGGTCGCCTCGCCCTCGGGGAAAGGAATGTCGGCTCCCGCCGTAGGACGACGACGAGCGCGAACCGAGGAGGAACCGGGTGGAGCCTGAGACGCGGGTGTCGTTGCTTCGGCTGGGGGGGACGTTGCTGGTGGTGAACCTCATGCTCCTCGGGTGCGGACTGCTCCTCGTTCCGCACCTGGTGGGGCGCTGGAGGCGGGCGCGAAAACCACGGATCGATCCGGAACGCGCCCTCCGCGACGCCGCGCGCCACGAGGCCCTCCCGGCGAGCCCTGTCACCGCACGCGTCCCAAGTCCGTAGGCCCGCCTCGACCCGGGCCGCCGAGGCGGGGTATCTTCCGACAGCGGACGATTCCAGGCATGCCTCCATCCCTCCTCCCCGACCGCCGGCGCGCGGTCGTCACTGGCCTAGGTGTTGTGTCGGCGCTCGGCAGCGGTGCGAGCGCGCTCTCGCTCGCCCTGCGCGAGGCCCGGAGCGGCATCGGGCCGCTCACGCTCTTCGACCCGGCGCCTTACGGCGCTCGGGTAGCGGGTCAGGCCCCTGCCCCCGGCACGCGCTTCCTGGGTCGCACGCCGCGCAGTGCCAGTCGCGCCGACCGCTTCGCGCTGGATGCTGCGGCCGAGGCGCTCGCCGAGGCGCAGCTCCCCGAGGCCACGCTCGAGGCCTCCGCCGTGGTGCTCGGCACGGGGGCCGGAGGGGCCGAGCTCGCCGAGGGGTATCTCGCAGGCCTCCGCCTGCGCGGCGAGCGCCACACGCCCGTCTCGCAGCTCGCGCACCAGCCGCCCGCCTCGAGCACCGACCTCGTCGGGAACACCTTCGGCAGCCACGGTCCCCGTCTCTCGCTCATGACCGCCTGCTCCTCCAGCGCCACCGCAATCGGGGTCGCACTGGACTGGATCCGCGTAGGCCGCGCAGAGTGCGTGATCACCGGCGGCACGGACGCCCTCTGCGCGCTCACCTTCGGCGGGTTCACCACGCTCCGGGCGCTTGACCCGGAGGCCTGCCGCCCCTTCCACCGCCAGCGGAGGGGTCTCACCCTCGGCGAGGGAGCAGCGATCCTGGTGCTGGAGGAGGCGGAGGCGGCGCGCAAGCGGGGCGCGCGCACCCGCGGCGAGATCGCCGGATACGGCGTGTCCGCCGACGCGCATCACCTAACCGCTCCACACCCGGACGGGCGGGGCGCCGTTCACGCCATGCAGCGCGCGCTCGCAGACGCGGAACTGGAGGCCGCTGAGGTGGACTACGTCAACGCGCACGGTACGGGGACACCGCAGAACGACCTCGCCGAGGCGCGCGCGATCCGCGCTGTCTTCGGGGAGCTATCCTCCCGCGTCCCCGTCAGCTCCACGAAGGCCATGACGGGGCACCCCCTCGGCGCCGCGGGCGCCATCGAAGCGGTGGTGTGTCTGCTGGCTCTCGAGGAACAGCTGCTGCCCGCGACCCTGCGGCTCGACGACCCCGACCCGGCCTGCCCGCTCGATCTGGTGCCGCTCCAGCCAAGGTCCGCGTCGCTCGGCGTCGTCCTCTCCAACTCCTTCGCCTTCGGGGGGAACAACACCGCGCTCGTGCTACGCCGCTGGCCTGCGTGACGGAGGCGCTCTGCCCTACCGCGCAGCGCCCCGGCAGTGCGCGACGAAATCGGTGAAGGCGGTCCGGTACTCCGGCGCGTTGGCCTCGAAGATGTCGTTATGACCCCCACGCGGAAAGAGCACGAGGCGGTGCAGCCGGTCGCCCGACCACTCGGCAAGCCGTTCCGCATGGTCCATCGGCACCACCGCGTCGGCGCGCGTGTGCAGCACCAGCACGGGGCACTGCAGGGCCCGCAGCTTCGCGCGATGGTCGAAGTCCCTTCTCACCGCCGTTCGCAGCGCGGCGACGTCGATCCCGAGGCCCGCGTAGTCCAACCCGCGAACATCGATGCGCTGCTGCAGGTCGGCTACTCCGCTGTCCAGCACCAGCCCGAGCACTCTGCGCGAGGCCGCCTGGAAAGCCGCGTCGAGGGCGAAGGTAGAGCCCGCCGAACGGCCGAAGAGGATCACCCCCGGGACCTCCGCGCGCGACCGTCCGAGCAGGTAGCGCAGAGCCACGTTGGCCGCCTCCCGGCAGCTCGAGAAGCTCGGCGTGCCCCCGCTGCCGCCGAAACCCGGGTAGTCCACCATGAGGAGGTTCAGCCCGGCCTGGTCGGCGCGTTGCCGCCACCCGGCGAGGCCGTCGGCCACGAGCCCGCGATTGCCGTAAAGGCAGAGGAGCGTCGGCGCTCCGGGCCGCGTTTTCGACCAGTACGCCCGCACGTGGTTCCCGTCGGCGAGGCCGAGGCGCAGCTCGGTCACGCCAGGCTGTGCAGCGGGCAGCACACCGGGGGTCGGGAAGAAGTAGGCTCCTCCGATGGCG is a window of Deltaproteobacteria bacterium DNA encoding:
- a CDS encoding S8 family serine peptidase, yielding MASRLLVLAPLLLVAGVARGQTPEMAPGEIIVGWRAGKAPAVLDATQLLGKMSPAYRVRQLDAAHELIRLVDPSPDATLAAVEALGRHPDVAFAQPNYIRRPFLRPNDPHYALQWHLKAVGMEQAWERSRGAVSVVVAVVDTGIRRDHPDLAGRLLPGYDFIANATSAADGDGWDDDPNDAGDNAATSSAFHGTHVAGIIGALSDNGIGVAGVNWACKILPVRALGVNEGKGTDADIAAAIRWAAGLSVSGAPANPTPAKVINLSFGGPGASQILSEAIGAAHRAGAIVVAAAGNQGIDGANIYPAAVPEVITVGATDYASKRAGYSNYGKVVDLVAPGGDLGSKLPIQYQNKDWPAGILSTIYYKSSNTFDYHFYEGTSQAAPLVAGVVSLMLTVNPSLTRQQTLSILQNSANGAGRCNEGCGAGLLNAAGAVQQAIDPNNPGSAVDLEFGVQCKVDGQCKNKICRAVATGAKICTQFCSTQEGCPNGSSCVSGLCTPPYKPPSGTAGTGTAGPAGAVIGTCALPPTTDASGAEPWAAPILGWLLLALRGRSRRKRRPA
- a CDS encoding beta-ketoacyl-[acyl-carrier-protein] synthase family protein, whose amino-acid sequence is MPPSLLPDRRRAVVTGLGVVSALGSGASALSLALREARSGIGPLTLFDPAPYGARVAGQAPAPGTRFLGRTPRSASRADRFALDAAAEALAEAQLPEATLEASAVVLGTGAGGAELAEGYLAGLRLRGERHTPVSQLAHQPPASSTDLVGNTFGSHGPRLSLMTACSSSATAIGVALDWIRVGRAECVITGGTDALCALTFGGFTTLRALDPEACRPFHRQRRGLTLGEGAAILVLEEAEAARKRGARTRGEIAGYGVSADAHHLTAPHPDGRGAVHAMQRALADAELEAAEVDYVNAHGTGTPQNDLAEARAIRAVFGELSSRVPVSSTKAMTGHPLGAAGAIEAVVCLLALEEQLLPATLRLDDPDPACPLDLVPLQPRSASLGVVLSNSFAFGGNNTALVLRRWPA
- a CDS encoding alpha/beta hydrolase produces the protein MRAPYDHPAIGGAYFFPTPGVLPAAQPGVTELRLGLADGNHVRAYWSKTRPGAPTLLCLYGNRGLVADGLAGWRQRADQAGLNLLMVDYPGFGGSGGTPSFSSCREAANVALRYLLGRSRAEVPGVILFGRSAGSTFALDAAFQAASRRVLGLVLDSGVADLQQRIDVRGLDYAGLGIDVAALRTAVRRDFDHRAKLRALQCPVLVLHTRADAVVPMDHAERLAEWSGDRLHRLVLFPRGGHNDIFEANAPEYRTAFTDFVAHCRGAAR